The following nucleotide sequence is from Gloeomargarita sp. SKYB120.
GGAACTTCCCCCCGTCAGCAGCGCCCCGACGGTTGTGGCCCGTCCGGTAAGTCTGCCGCCTGCATTTACGCCAGTTGCCTACAGCGCCCGCCCAATCGTCAGCGTCCCCAAACCTAGCCCCTGGGAAAACCCGATTGTGCTGGCCCTGGTGAGTGTGATGCTGGTGTTGGGCAGCGGTACGTTGTCCTGGTTGGTGGTGAGTTGGCTGGTGCAACGTCCGCCGGCGACGCCGCCTGCTTGGGAGCCACCGGTGGTCACGCCCACTCCCAGGCCCTTACCGACAACGGGCACTTCTGCGCCCCCCTTGCAATGGAACCTGGCGCTCCAGGTAGGTACCGAGACCCAACTGGAACAGACCTTGGCCCCTGGGCAAGTCCACACCTATACCTTCAGCCTGGCCAACCCGCAACAACTGGCCATTCACCTGACCGGCGACCAGCTCACGGCCACCCTGGTGACCCCTGACCAACGTAAGCTTCCCTTGGCTGCTAACTGGCAAGAAAATGTCCCAGCGGGTGCCTACCGCCTGCAAATCACCAACCCCACCGGGCAACCCCGCACCTACCGCTTGCGCCTGTTACTTAAGGACCCGCCATCGCCGTCACCCACACCAACGCCCACTTTTGAGGAAATTCCCATTACTCTCCCCGACGGAGCGACCCAGACCCAGGTGACCGCCCACGTAACACCCACCCAAGCCAAACGTTTTGTGTTCACCGCCCCCGCAAACCATGGATTGCATGTCGAGCTGCACAGCGATGGCCTCGCGAGCCTCACGTGCCGCGCGCCAGATGACCGCGTGATTGTCGCTCAGACCCTTTACTGCACCGTCCAACCCACTCAGGGCGGCATCTACCGCTTTGAAGTCACTAGTAGCGGCACCGCCGAAGTAACTCTCCTGCTCCAGTTACGTCCGCCTGCAGAGACCTAAGCTCTCCGATTCATCCGCTCCCACTGTTGCAGCGCTGCACCTGCGATATTAAAAGCCGCCCAACCCACCGCCACAACAATCGGCCCGAGCACTACCAAAATCCGCCAGTCAATTTGAGGCAAAAAGTCCATGAGTCCTCTCTCCACCGTCTATACAGGCCTTCGACTCTCATTATAGAGCCGGCGCTTTCAGGAGGGGTCATCGGGCATGTCAGGAACCAGGAACAGGGCTTTACTCATGGGCCGCTGCTGCGCATCACCGGCAAACCGCTAGGAACATCCACAAGGTCCGGCTCTGTGGTCACCGCCAGGGCAACAACCTGAGGGTCGTTGGGCATAAAATGGGGCTTGGCCCAGTGAATGATGCCGTTTTTGTTAGGGACAAACTTTCCACAGGCCAGCCGGCGATTGTCTCGGGTAATGGCCCACAAAACATAAACGTGGTTCTTCGGAGGAGGCGGGAGCTTGTCGTTGAGCACCACCAACACTTCTCCCTGCACCGTTAACACCCGAGCCATCGCGCCCTGGGCTGCTGGCGTACCGGTTAGGGTGGCCATGCGGGTGTCCTGGCGCTGGAGCGCAGCAATCACGGCTCGTTGCATGTGCAACTCCTGCTGCGCCAACCGCCATTGCCGCTGGAGTTGCCAGTTCCAAAGCCCTAGCCCCAATGTGCCTGCGATCCCTGCTGCTGCGACAGCCCCTAACCAATACCGAGGTCGCGAGGGCGCTGTTGCTAAGATCCGTTGCTTCAGATGGGGCGGTGGGTCCATCGCTTCGCAGGCGTAGGCTAAACTGTGCCAGGCGGCTCGGAGTTCTGCAACTTCCTGGACTAAAGCGGGGTTCTCTTGTCGCTGCGCTTCCCAAACGAGTAGTTCTTCCGGGGAGAGTTCCTCGAGGACAACGCTGGTGAGCAGTTCAGGGTTGGGTTCGGGCATCGGTGTCATAGGGGTCTATACCTGACCGTGCAACAATTGCCGGAGCTTGCTGAGGAGGCTACGGGTGCGGGTTTTCACAGTGCCGAGGGGCAGGTTGAGTTGTTGGGCAATCTCGGCTTGGGTCAAACCCTGGTAGTAGGCCATTTCCAAGAGTTGCCGCTGGTCAGGAGCGAGTTGGTCTAGCGCGCGTCGCACCCGTTCCTGGCGCTCTTGCAGGCTCAAACGTTCCCACAAGGGCGGTTCGGTCATGGCCTCGGCGAGCACTCCCCAGCGTTGCACCCAACGGCTCCGGGACTGGCGCATCCGCAGGCGGTCAATCCCCCGCGAACGGGTCAGGGTGGTTAAATAGGTGGGCACGGAACCGCGCCGAGCGTCGTAACTTCCCTTGTGCCACAGGCTGGCGAAGACCTCTTGGGTCAAGTCCTCCGCCTCCTGGGGTTGCTGCAGCAGGCGCAGGGCCAGGGAATACACCAGTTTGCCGTAGCGTTCGTAAAGCAGCGCCATCGCCCGGGACTCACCGCGTTCAATGCCCTGGAGGAGTTCCTGGTCGCTCGGAGCTGAAAGATTCATACCCTCCAGTTACTGCCAGGGGTTGTTGCCCTTGGATGCTACGAACCTAAGTTGGGGATAGATGGGGGCGGCGTCCAGATTTGCCAGCTCACCCCTACAAACCCCAGAATATAGACGCCAATGGCAATGGCCGTAAACGCCGCGAGGGTTGCCCACACCGGATGGCCGCCTTTGGTTTTTTTGCCCTGGCGCGTCTCGATCTGCTCAACGTCTAACCAGGGCGTGGCTCCCCAGCGCAACCAGCCCTTGACCGCCACCGTTTTGCCAACAAACTGCAGTGGATGCCGGCTGCCTAACCACAGGTGCCGCAGGTAACTCGGCGATGGCTGGTAGTGCAACGGGAGAGTTCCCCAGCGGGTGGCCAGCCACAGGTCTTGTCCCAAAGCATTGTCCCAGCTCAAACGGCCCAGCAATTGTCCCTGCCAGTACTGGGGTTGACCGTAGGCTGGGGAATAGGCGCCCACCGTGACCGCCTGCACCACATCTGGCTCGGCATCGGGCTGACCACGCGGAATGTCGGGGTAGAGGAAATTAATGCGCAACAACGTGCCACAGCCCCACCCAAACCAGGCCAGGGCTACGGCGACCCAGCGGTCGGGTTGCGCTAGAAAGACGCCCATCAGCCAGCCGATGACCGTCCCCACCAGCCAGCCAGCTCCCAAACCCAACCAGGGAGCCAAGTACAACGCCTGTTGCCGCCGGGGTACTGGCTCACGTTCCGGTATTTCCACTTCCGGCGGGATATGCCACTGCTGCGCCACTTGCATCAGATAGCGCAATCGGGTCGTGACATCGGCCTGCGCCAGGTTCACATTCAGCCAGGGCCAGCGTGGGCGCAACACCTGCTCCCAGGGTACGTCTGGCGGGATGGTTCCCAAATACACGCCCCAGCGCGGGTGGACTGGCAAGAGCAATTCCCACAGGTCGTACAGGTGCGGCATTCCCCCTTTTTCCTGCAACACCCCTGCGGTTGCCACGTTCAGCTTCAAAATTGCCCGCGCCAGCGCGTTGGGGTCTGCCGTGATTTGCACCGCTCGCCGGTCAGCATACAGGGTCAACACCCGCGCCAAGCCCAAGCCCGCCCAGCGCCAGAACCACCATAGCCCGTAAAACAGCCAGGAGAGCGTCCCCGTCAGCCAACTCACCCGCGACCAGCGTTCCCCCAGGCGGGCCAGATGAAGGTAGAGGAGGTAGGGAAGGTGCAGCAGTAGCGTTAACCCGGATAGCAACCCCAAGCCCAGAAACAGGGTTGTCCAGCGCAGGGGTAAGCGCATCAGACTCCGGCGACTCAACTCCTGGGCCACCAGCACCTGCAACTCTCGGTCGTTGAGCGCCGCTACCGCCCCCTGGCTAATGACGAGCCAGTGCGCCTGGCGCAACCAGCCAAAACTCCACAATACCGGCGCGGGCTGTTCCAACCACCAGAGCTTCACTAGGGGCCAACGCCGGTCAGTACAGTAGCGTTCGATAAGACGAGCGGTTTCGGGGCAACGGTCAGCCAGTTCCGCCAGGGTCATGGGTCGTCCTGGCCCTAGGCGCTGCACCAGCCACCGCAAGACCCACGGCGAGACCGTCAGACACACCACCAGCAGCCCCAGCGTGAGCCGTACCGGCGGGCGCACCCACGTAAAGTAGCGCAAGGTGGTGAACAACACCTGGCTGCCGAATTGCCCGGCCCAGTAAAGGCTATACAGCACCAGCAGGTAGGCCAGCGCTAAGGTTCCTAAGCCCAGTAACCACAAGGGCCACGTCGGCGTCGGCGGCAGGGGTTTCCATTTTTGGGGACGGGGGGCATTGCGCCAGACCCGTTGGGACACAGCAGCAGGTGCGGCCTGGGTTTTTTCTGGGTGGTCGGTTGGCCGTTGCTCTGCGTCCCCCATGGCACCCCCCCGACTAGAACGTAATGGTCAGATACGGCTCCTGAAAGCGGGCGGATGTGATACTGCGCCCTTGCCACGCCACTGGTAACATGATATTACGCCGCTGGTCGCCTGCTTCCACCGTCAACCCTGGGCCGTACTGCGTCAGTTTAACCTGGGATTTGCGAAAACCTGGCAAGAACAACCGAATCTGTTTGGCTTCTTCATCCATTTCTAGGGGTGCCGGCACATCCACCACCTGGTCAAAATCGAGGGCATCCGTCAAGGTTCTCACCGGCAAAGGGGCGAATCGCTCGGCCAGGGTTTTACTATCTCCTTGACTGACCAGCACCCCTTGCACTCGCACGTCCACCTGCTGGGCGCTCCCCCAGTACCAGCGGGCGTTTTCCACATCGGTGGGGTGTTCCGTGGTCACCAAGTAGGCCGTCAGGGTCTTGGGGTCATGCACCATCGCCTGTCCCTGGCGCAGTAACTCCTCCAGCAGTTGCCGCGGCTGGTCCAGGGATTGTTGCTCCCACCCGCCGGTGAACACCGCACTCACCAAGGGGCCAAGCAACGGCGCTACATTGCGGCTGAACTCGGAAGCGGTTAACACATCGGTAAATCGCCGGTAGTACCATTCGGTCAGGTTGGGCACGCCCATCATCCGCAAGGTTTCCCGGTCGCTGGCGCCGTCGTACAGGATTACATCATACTGACGGCTTTGCCAGTAAAGGCGCAGGGCGTTCAGGGTCAACAGGCTATCCAGACCCGGCAACACACCCAATTCCTGCCCGTAGACATCCCGGAAAAAGGGCGACCGGACGTAGCGGGCTTCTAGCGCCTTGAGTTCTTCCCAGAGTTGTTCCAGCAGATGCACCGACTGCAACTGCACCGCCTGGATGCCGGCACCAACATCCTGGGGTTCTGCCGTCAAAGTGCTGCCGAATTCCGCCTCCAGCGCCGGATTGGGGCAATGGGTTACCACCAGGACACGGCGTTGACGCTGGGCAAACCACTGGGCGACCGTTGCGACCACCGCAGCCCGCCGACCGGCCTGCCCTAGCCATGTAAGGATGCGGGTCATGAAAAGACGGGTTCCAGTTCTTCTGGGAAAAACCAGGTCTGGCTTTGGTCGTTGAATCGCACCACAAGGCCAATGCCCCTGCCGTCTACCACGCGCAGGTCGGTCACCACACCCACTTGACCGAGTTTTTTGCTCACTTCAGGGCCAACCCGGTCTTTCAAACAACAGACCCGCACGCGCTGGCCAATGTACATGTCTGCCGCCATATTTCCGCATTCATTTGGATGAACCAATGCCCAGTTTAGCGGGTTTAGGGACCAACCGGAAACGGGGGCGGTTTTTGTTACATTGAGAGTGCGTGCACGGGAGAGAGCAATGGCGGCATCCCCGACCAAGTTGCTGTTTGTCTGCATGGGCAATATCTGTCGTTCGCCCGCTGCGGAAGGGGTCATGAATCATCTCCTGCAACAGCGGGGGTTGCAAGAACGTTATGTGTGTGATTCGGCGGGCACGATTGGCTATCATGTAGGGAGTCCTCCAGATGCCCGGATGCAGGCGGCGGCGCGCAAACGCGGGATTGTATTGACTGGACGGGCGCGACAATTTGAACCGGCGGATTTTGAGCGATTTCACCTCATCTTGACGATGGACCGCGAAAATTACTGGGATGTGCTAGCCTTGGACACCCAGCGCCGCTACCGGGACAAGGTGCGCATGATGTGCGAGTTTTGCCGCATCTACCAAGCCCGCGAAGTGCCCGACCCCTACTACGGTGGCCCGGAAGGGTTTGAGCGGGTGTTGGATTTGCTGATGGACGCCTGCGAAGGGTTGCTGTTGGCCCTGGAGCGGGGTGAGGTGCCGGTGAGCTAGGTGGTGTATTCGGCGTTGATGCGCACGTAGTCATAGCTCA
It contains:
- a CDS encoding protein kinase, coding for MRPPLATHTVLQNRYRIVRVLGQGGFGRTYLAQDLNRFQEYCVLKEFVPARGEPHQIEKAKELFKREAAVLYQLRHPQIPLFHALFEQEQRLFLVQDYVEGKNYRTLLMERLRRGQTFTEAEVRDLLCKVLPVLDYIHSQGVIHRDISPDNLMLRQKDQMPVLIDFGVVKDIASRLQVSGATSVGKVGYAPPEQLQTGRVYPSSDLYTLAVTAVVLLTGCEPQELYDDRTLTWRWQERVQLSPHFTQVLQKMLSHRPGDRYQSAKEVLQALGETPLPSATTSPELPPVSSAPTVVARPVSLPPAFTPVAYSARPIVSVPKPSPWENPIVLALVSVMLVLGSGTLSWLVVSWLVQRPPATPPAWEPPVVTPTPRPLPTTGTSAPPLQWNLALQVGTETQLEQTLAPGQVHTYTFSLANPQQLAIHLTGDQLTATLVTPDQRKLPLAANWQENVPAGAYRLQITNPTGQPRTYRLRLLLKDPPSPSPTPTPTFEEIPITLPDGATQTQVTAHVTPTQAKRFVFTAPANHGLHVELHSDGLASLTCRAPDDRVIVAQTLYCTVQPTQGGIYRFEVTSSGTAEVTLLLQLRPPAET
- a CDS encoding photosystem II protein Y, with the translated sequence MERGLMDFLPQIDWRILVVLGPIVVAVGWAAFNIAGAALQQWERMNRRA
- a CDS encoding anti-sigma factor encodes the protein MTPMPEPNPELLTSVVLEELSPEELLVWEAQRQENPALVQEVAELRAAWHSLAYACEAMDPPPHLKQRILATAPSRPRYWLGAVAAAGIAGTLGLGLWNWQLQRQWRLAQQELHMQRAVIAALQRQDTRMATLTGTPAAQGAMARVLTVQGEVLVVLNDKLPPPPKNHVYVLWAITRDNRRLACGKFVPNKNGIIHWAKPHFMPNDPQVVALAVTTEPDLVDVPSGLPVMRSSGP
- a CDS encoding sigma-70 family RNA polymerase sigma factor, whose protein sequence is MNLSAPSDQELLQGIERGESRAMALLYERYGKLVYSLALRLLQQPQEAEDLTQEVFASLWHKGSYDARRGSVPTYLTTLTRSRGIDRLRMRQSRSRWVQRWGVLAEAMTEPPLWERLSLQERQERVRRALDQLAPDQRQLLEMAYYQGLTQAEIAQQLNLPLGTVKTRTRSLLSKLRQLLHGQV
- a CDS encoding ArsA family ATPase, encoding MTRILTWLGQAGRRAAVVATVAQWFAQRQRRVLVVTHCPNPALEAEFGSTLTAEPQDVGAGIQAVQLQSVHLLEQLWEELKALEARYVRSPFFRDVYGQELGVLPGLDSLLTLNALRLYWQSRQYDVILYDGASDRETLRMMGVPNLTEWYYRRFTDVLTASEFSRNVAPLLGPLVSAVFTGGWEQQSLDQPRQLLEELLRQGQAMVHDPKTLTAYLVTTEHPTDVENARWYWGSAQQVDVRVQGVLVSQGDSKTLAERFAPLPVRTLTDALDFDQVVDVPAPLEMDEEAKQIRLFLPGFRKSQVKLTQYGPGLTVEAGDQRRNIMLPVAWQGRSITSARFQEPYLTITF
- a CDS encoding DUF2862 domain-containing protein, producing the protein MAADMYIGQRVRVCCLKDRVGPEVSKKLGQVGVVTDLRVVDGRGIGLVVRFNDQSQTWFFPEELEPVFS
- a CDS encoding low molecular weight phosphotyrosine protein phosphatase, producing the protein MAASPTKLLFVCMGNICRSPAAEGVMNHLLQQRGLQERYVCDSAGTIGYHVGSPPDARMQAAARKRGIVLTGRARQFEPADFERFHLILTMDRENYWDVLALDTQRRYRDKVRMMCEFCRIYQAREVPDPYYGGPEGFERVLDLLMDACEGLLLALERGEVPVS